A genomic region of candidate division KSB1 bacterium contains the following coding sequences:
- the sthA gene encoding Si-specific NAD(P)(+) transhydrogenase: MKNKYDIIVIGSGPGGEGAAMQASKAGKSVVVIDSLPEVGGNCTHKGTIPSKALRHAVQLLADTGKFRDSNYLKLLKSADSVVRQQVNLRRSFYERNQVDIIHGHANFINDHTIEVTLPGVLKEKYTADAFIIATGSRPRQPEGIDFSHSRLLDSDSILNLKKNPKSITIFGAGIVGCEYASIFRGLRIKVNLVNTRSQLLSFLDDEIVDALSYHLREQGVLIRHNEEYERIEADDRGVTLFLKSNKQIYSDVLLWAQGRTGNSSNMGLESLGIDHDKRGSIIVNKSYQTTQSHIYAVGDVVGYPNLASAAYDQGRFAATHLVYGECEHSLVEHIPTGIYTIPEISSVGLTERELTAQKIPYEVGHASFRHLARAQITGRTIGMLKILFHRETLKILGIHCFGNHASEIVHIGQAIMTQKGKANTLMYFMNTTFNYPTMAEAYRVAALNGLNRVNARPKREEKKITVADRGNVVPLKKVKTA, translated from the coding sequence ATGAAAAACAAATACGACATTATCGTAATCGGCAGCGGTCCCGGGGGTGAGGGCGCTGCCATGCAGGCTTCGAAAGCCGGTAAAAGCGTAGTCGTTATCGACAGTCTGCCGGAAGTTGGCGGCAATTGCACCCATAAAGGCACCATTCCCAGCAAGGCGCTGCGTCACGCGGTTCAGTTGCTGGCGGATACCGGTAAATTTCGCGACTCTAATTATCTCAAACTGCTGAAATCAGCCGATTCTGTGGTTCGGCAGCAGGTTAATCTGCGCCGCAGCTTTTACGAACGTAATCAAGTCGATATTATTCATGGGCACGCAAACTTCATTAATGACCATACCATAGAAGTCACGCTGCCGGGTGTGTTGAAAGAAAAATATACCGCCGATGCTTTTATTATCGCGACCGGTTCCAGACCCCGGCAGCCGGAAGGAATCGATTTTTCTCATTCACGCCTTTTAGACAGTGATTCGATTTTAAATCTTAAAAAGAATCCGAAGTCAATTACCATCTTCGGCGCCGGAATCGTGGGGTGTGAGTACGCCTCAATTTTCCGGGGACTGCGCATCAAGGTAAATTTAGTCAATACCCGCAGCCAGCTGTTATCTTTTCTCGATGATGAAATTGTTGATGCACTGAGCTATCATTTGCGGGAGCAGGGCGTGCTCATTCGGCATAACGAAGAATATGAGAGAATTGAAGCGGATGATCGTGGTGTGACACTCTTTCTAAAATCCAACAAGCAAATATACAGTGACGTCCTTCTCTGGGCACAAGGCAGAACCGGGAATTCATCTAATATGGGGTTGGAATCCCTCGGGATTGATCATGATAAGCGGGGCTCAATTATTGTTAATAAAAGTTACCAGACCACCCAGTCTCATATTTACGCTGTTGGCGATGTGGTCGGTTATCCTAATCTTGCCAGCGCCGCTTACGACCAGGGCCGTTTTGCTGCTACCCACCTGGTTTATGGAGAATGCGAACACTCACTTGTGGAGCATATTCCCACCGGTATTTATACGATCCCGGAAATCAGCTCCGTTGGTTTAACCGAACGGGAGCTCACTGCCCAAAAAATTCCCTATGAAGTCGGACATGCTTCTTTCCGGCATTTGGCCCGGGCACAAATTACCGGACGAACGATTGGCATGCTGAAAATTCTTTTTCACCGCGAGACCTTGAAGATTCTCGGCATCCACTGTTTTGGTAACCATGCTTCAGAAATTGTGCACATCGGCCAGGCGATCATGACCCAGAAAGGTAAAGCTAACACCCTCATGTACTTCATGAACACGACTTTTAATTATCCCACCATGGCGGAAGCCTACCGGGTTGCTGCGCTCAACGGGCTCAACCGC